The Janthinobacterium lividum genome has a window encoding:
- a CDS encoding dihydrofolate reductase, translating into MSHLTIIVATDQQGGIGIDNTLPWKLPEDLAHFKRLTTGHPILMGRKTFDSIGRPLPNRRNIVITRNPDWRHEGVEAVSSVEAAIALLDGAEGYVIGGAEIYKQSLALAQRLIITEIGQTFDCDAFFPAVDHAVWQETARVAHVSEKTGLPYAFVTLQRKA; encoded by the coding sequence ATGAGCCATTTGACCATCATCGTCGCGACCGACCAGCAAGGCGGCATCGGCATCGACAACACCCTGCCGTGGAAACTGCCGGAAGACCTCGCGCATTTCAAGCGCCTGACGACGGGCCACCCCATCCTCATGGGCCGCAAGACCTTCGATTCCATCGGCCGTCCGTTGCCGAACCGCCGCAACATCGTCATCACGCGCAATCCGGACTGGCGCCATGAGGGCGTGGAAGCGGTGTCGTCGGTGGAAGCAGCCATCGCCCTGCTGGACGGCGCCGAAGGCTATGTCATCGGCGGCGCCGAAATCTACAAGCAATCACTAGCCCTGGCGCAACGCTTGATCATCACGGAAATCGGCCAGACGTTTGACTGCGACGCCTTTTTCCCCGCCGTTGACCATGCTGTGTGGCAAGAAACCGCGCGCGTAGCGCATGTTTCGGAGAAAACCGGCCTGCCTTACGCCTTTGTCACGCTGCAACGCAAAGCCTGA
- a CDS encoding alpha/beta hydrolase, which produces MTNTKIRLDCIPGTLCDERLWSRLAPALGDAFQLQHVPLYQARTRLQMQEMIASHSAPQTHLVGFSLGAYLALEHALAHPRRVKSLTLIANSAKGLLPTEVEARQRIVAMLERNAYAGITRQRLRELLHPSHLGDVAITGLIQQMGLDLGKDVLLAQFITTIARPDLMARLPELDFPVLIVGAEDDKLVDPDDLRAMAARLPQATLHLLKDNTGHMIPLEAPGALAQAMRAHLEAAGNFNDNDGHRASPPPFSQNQ; this is translated from the coding sequence TTGACCAATACCAAGATACGACTCGACTGTATTCCTGGCACCCTGTGCGACGAGCGCCTGTGGTCGCGCCTGGCGCCTGCCTTGGGCGACGCCTTTCAGCTACAGCACGTGCCCCTGTACCAGGCGCGCACGCGCCTGCAGATGCAGGAGATGATCGCCAGCCACAGCGCGCCGCAAACCCATCTGGTGGGTTTTTCGCTGGGCGCCTACCTGGCGCTTGAACACGCGCTGGCGCACCCGCGGCGCGTGAAGTCCCTGACTTTGATCGCCAATTCCGCCAAAGGTTTGCTGCCGACGGAAGTCGAAGCGCGCCAGCGCATCGTCGCCATGCTCGAGCGCAATGCCTATGCGGGCATCACGCGCCAGCGCCTGCGCGAACTGCTGCACCCGTCGCACCTGGGCGATGTCGCCATCACGGGACTGATCCAGCAGATGGGCCTGGACCTGGGCAAGGACGTACTGCTGGCGCAATTCATCACCACCATCGCCCGTCCCGACCTGATGGCGCGCTTGCCGGAGCTCGATTTTCCCGTGCTGATCGTGGGCGCCGAAGACGACAAGCTCGTCGATCCCGACGATCTGCGCGCCATGGCGGCCCGCCTGCCGCAAGCCACCCTGCACTTATTAAAAGACAACACAGGCCACATGATTCCGCTGGAAGCACCGGGCGCGCTGGCGCAAGCCATGCGTGCGCATCTGGAGGCTGCAGGCAATTTCAACGATAATGACGGGCATCGGGCCTCGCCCCCACCTTTTTCACAGAACCAATGA
- a CDS encoding TerD family protein, giving the protein MAISLQKGGNVNLSKEAPGLKKIVIGLGWDPRATDGAAFDLDGSAFLLKTDGKARSDADFIFYNNLKSADGSIVHAGDNTTGGGDGDDEKVAVDLANVPADIDKIAVAVTIHDAENRKQNFGMVGKAYIRCLNGDNGAEIARYDLSEDGSTEAAMIFGEIYRAGSEWKFKAIGQGFKGGLGPLARSFGINA; this is encoded by the coding sequence ATGGCGATCAGTTTGCAAAAAGGCGGCAATGTCAACCTGAGCAAGGAAGCTCCTGGCTTGAAGAAAATCGTGATTGGCCTGGGCTGGGACCCGCGCGCCACCGATGGCGCCGCATTCGACCTGGACGGCAGCGCCTTCCTGCTCAAAACGGATGGCAAGGCCCGTTCCGATGCCGATTTCATTTTTTACAACAACCTGAAGTCTGCTGACGGCTCCATCGTCCACGCAGGCGACAACACCACGGGCGGCGGCGATGGCGATGACGAGAAAGTTGCCGTCGACCTGGCCAACGTGCCTGCCGACATCGACAAGATCGCCGTGGCCGTCACCATCCACGATGCGGAAAACCGCAAGCAAAACTTCGGCATGGTCGGCAAGGCCTATATCCGCTGCCTGAACGGCGACAACGGCGCGGAAATCGCCCGCTACGACCTGTCGGAAGACGGCTCGACGGAAGCGGCCATGATCTTCGGCGAAATCTACCGCGCCGGCAGCGAATGGAAATTCAAGGCCATCGGCCAAGGTTTCAAGGGCGGCCTGGGTCCTCTGGCCCGTTCTTTTGGTATTAATGCTTAA
- a CDS encoding TerD family protein produces MENLIKGQRLALSGLVTGNIVQLGLASAGVPLDFACFGLDANGKLSDDRYMTFFNQPRTPCGGVEASSPSGDAVGFSYQLDRLPASIERLVVTAAIDGATTMAQLRSGYLRLLDGGRELARYTYAGADFAQEKAVMLGEFYRKDGSWRFMAVGQGFNGGLDALVAHFGGEVAQAAPEAVAPKISLSKISLTKAGQTHKVSLEKGAGAPSKLTVKATWVDNGDGDDDNDDLDLRVGILLPNGQMRFIQAPDTPGNFDVMPFVRHLGDVAGAAGKEPATETVEVNPALAQHYGGTVGLVFSVYSALANGAVSVASMRPKMVMQYGEQIVECAFDFRLSKAAEDDSVYTYVIGMARITPDSIILEPSGKTSEPGSEATPWLSWQGENLQLAFNGPVVFKGEDKEDEDDFNADNPRRYIA; encoded by the coding sequence ATGGAAAACCTGATCAAGGGGCAGCGCCTGGCGCTGTCCGGCCTCGTCACGGGCAATATTGTGCAACTGGGGCTCGCCAGCGCCGGCGTGCCGTTGGACTTTGCCTGTTTCGGCCTCGACGCCAACGGCAAACTGTCCGACGACCGCTACATGACTTTCTTTAACCAGCCGCGCACGCCGTGCGGCGGCGTGGAAGCCTCGTCGCCGTCCGGCGATGCGGTCGGGTTCAGCTATCAGCTCGACCGTTTGCCTGCCTCCATCGAGCGCCTGGTCGTCACGGCCGCCATCGATGGCGCGACCACGATGGCGCAGTTGCGCAGCGGCTATCTGCGCCTGCTCGACGGCGGGCGCGAGCTGGCCCGCTACACGTATGCGGGTGCTGATTTTGCGCAAGAAAAAGCCGTCATGCTGGGCGAGTTCTACCGCAAGGACGGGAGCTGGCGCTTCATGGCCGTGGGCCAGGGTTTCAATGGCGGCCTGGACGCGCTGGTCGCCCATTTCGGCGGCGAAGTGGCGCAGGCGGCCCCTGAAGCTGTGGCACCCAAGATTTCCCTGTCGAAAATCTCGCTAACCAAGGCGGGCCAGACGCACAAGGTATCGCTGGAAAAGGGCGCGGGCGCGCCGAGCAAGCTCACCGTCAAGGCCACCTGGGTCGATAACGGCGATGGCGACGACGATAACGACGACCTCGATTTAAGAGTCGGCATCCTCTTGCCGAATGGCCAGATGCGCTTCATCCAGGCGCCTGATACGCCCGGCAACTTTGACGTCATGCCCTTCGTGCGCCATCTGGGCGACGTGGCGGGCGCAGCGGGCAAGGAACCGGCCACGGAAACGGTGGAAGTCAATCCCGCGCTGGCGCAACATTACGGCGGCACGGTGGGCCTCGTCTTCAGCGTGTATTCGGCGCTGGCCAACGGCGCCGTCTCGGTCGCTTCCATGCGGCCGAAAATGGTCATGCAATACGGCGAGCAGATCGTCGAGTGCGCGTTCGACTTCCGTCTGTCCAAGGCGGCCGAGGACGATTCCGTCTACACCTATGTGATCGGCATGGCGCGCATCACGCCGGACAGCATCATTCTGGAGCCTTCGGGCAAGACATCGGAGCCGGGCAGCGAAGCGACGCCGTGGCTGAGCTGGCAGGGCGAGAACCTGCAACTGGCCTTCAACGGTCCCGTCGTCTTCAAGGGTGAGGACAAGGAAGATGAAGATGATTTCAATGCGGACAATCCGCGCCGCTATATCGCCTAG
- a CDS encoding VWA domain-containing protein, with amino-acid sequence METLNKGQRLPLANLVPDGVLQIGVAAQGLALDVACFGLDAQGKLSDERYMTFFNQPRTPCGGVEARVGSGGDMAEFALQLARLPANIDRLVVTASIDGGGVMSQLQAGHVRLQAGGRELARFAFAGSDFAQEKAVMLAELYRKDGGWRCMAVGQGFNGGLDALVRHFGGEVDQAAPTAPAAAPAASAVMQAKINLEKRVEREAPQLVSLVKQAGVSLQKVGLSDHRAKVCLCLDISGSMGRLYKEGLVQRFAERILALGCKFDDDGEIDVFLFGKNVHHPAPMALSNCNSYVGQAIQRHPLEGDTRYGAAMQAIRAFYFPDAAGGERTRPVTAELPVYVMFVTDGGTSDQATTEKQLRWASNEPIFWQFMGIGKGRKSKSKFLAAFADSDFPFLEKLDELQGRLVDNANYFSVSSPDEHSDAELYDLLMTEYPGWLKLARGKGLLS; translated from the coding sequence ATGGAAACTTTGAACAAGGGTCAGCGCTTGCCGCTGGCCAATCTCGTTCCCGATGGCGTGCTGCAGATCGGCGTGGCCGCGCAGGGGCTGGCGCTCGACGTCGCCTGTTTCGGCCTCGACGCCCAGGGCAAACTGTCCGACGAGCGCTACATGACCTTTTTCAACCAGCCGCGCACGCCGTGCGGCGGCGTGGAAGCGCGGGTTGGCAGCGGTGGCGACATGGCCGAGTTTGCCTTGCAATTGGCGCGCTTGCCGGCCAATATCGACCGCCTCGTCGTGACGGCGTCCATCGATGGCGGCGGCGTGATGTCGCAGTTGCAAGCTGGCCACGTGCGTCTGCAGGCGGGTGGGCGCGAACTGGCCCGCTTTGCCTTTGCTGGTAGTGATTTCGCACAGGAAAAAGCCGTCATGCTGGCCGAGTTGTACCGCAAGGATGGCGGCTGGCGCTGCATGGCCGTGGGACAAGGTTTCAATGGGGGACTCGACGCGCTGGTGCGCCACTTCGGTGGCGAAGTCGACCAGGCTGCGCCGACCGCTCCTGCGGCGGCCCCGGCGGCTTCGGCCGTCATGCAGGCGAAGATCAACCTGGAAAAGCGCGTTGAACGCGAAGCGCCGCAACTGGTCAGCCTGGTCAAGCAGGCGGGCGTGTCCCTGCAAAAAGTGGGCTTATCCGACCACCGCGCCAAGGTCTGTTTATGCCTGGACATTTCCGGCTCCATGGGACGGCTGTATAAAGAGGGGCTGGTGCAGCGCTTTGCCGAACGCATCCTGGCTTTGGGCTGCAAGTTCGACGACGATGGCGAGATCGATGTTTTCCTGTTCGGCAAGAACGTTCACCATCCGGCGCCCATGGCCTTGAGCAACTGCAATAGCTACGTGGGCCAGGCCATACAGCGCCATCCGCTGGAAGGCGATACGCGCTATGGTGCCGCCATGCAAGCGATCCGCGCGTTTTACTTCCCAGACGCGGCTGGCGGCGAGCGCACGCGGCCCGTCACGGCGGAATTACCCGTGTACGTCATGTTCGTTACCGATGGCGGCACGAGCGACCAGGCGACGACGGAGAAGCAGTTGCGCTGGGCCAGCAATGAGCCGATTTTCTGGCAATTCATGGGCATCGGCAAGGGACGCAAGTCGAAAAGCAAGTTCCTCGCCGCCTTTGCCGATTCCGACTTCCCGTTTCTGGAAAAGCTCGACGAATTGCAGGGACGCCTGGTGGACAACGCCAATTACTTTTCCGTCAGCTCCCCCGATGAGCACAGCGATGCGGAACTGTATGATTTATTGATGACGGAATATCCGGGTTGGCTGAAACTGGCGCGCGGCAAGGGCTTGCTGAGCTAG
- a CDS encoding TonB-dependent receptor: MHKLFFHCLAGSSLLLASAAVQAQTVTGDTAVKPAPAKAPTVDAPPSVSVTAERPTGRIDRQVYDVKSDVGSSNGTAADALNNVPSVAVDPDGSVSLRGSSNVQILIDGKPSAMLQGDSRGATLNAMAADDIESVEVINNPGAQFGNEAGGGPILNLVMRRNRKPGGFATVNANAGIAGRYNSSVSGTYNEGPWGYQGGINVRHDGRNSVGEVSRERLERDTGAFAPSSQQSSNNGLNDSLGLHGTVNYNLNANDTLAASVSYNGRSNDQRSLDRYINGDSTGSTIGDYVRSTVRNGDSRNYSWGARYDHKGELPGETLKIDLRVSSSTNESDSNYANTYTVAPVNAFDSRARQHSETGNRIVDFSGDYERPLAGGTAKLGYKVADNKSSFDTLYTDINPGSLAETVNPMRSNRFELDERTIALYGSYQMRLTERWGALAGLRAEYTDLNVRQITSGIEASNNYVNYIPSLFATYKVSDESNVRFSYAHRIRRPNAGDLNPYVVYRDEFNVSAGNPKLKPTQTDSFEIGYETKIAGLESSLRAYHRRDTDAIVDYRYFISDNVLLTTRENGEGSHSSGLEFSVSGKLTPSLTLNTSGNLARSQQTSSDDLGNRSTRTANALSGRARLNYQFDAANQLQLALQMQGKMLSGQGYRSPNNTLNVSWRHTVTPQLSLVMNVTDVFSSNKMETVINSASLRETSTRRFDGRMIYVGLSYRLGGATSAAKEGEREPRFGPPGGRGPGGPGPGGPGGEAG; this comes from the coding sequence ATGCATAAACTCTTTTTTCATTGCCTGGCGGGTAGCAGCCTGCTGCTCGCCAGCGCCGCTGTCCAGGCGCAAACTGTCACCGGCGATACTGCCGTCAAGCCGGCGCCGGCCAAGGCGCCCACCGTCGATGCGCCGCCATCCGTCAGCGTCACGGCCGAACGTCCGACGGGCCGCATCGACCGGCAAGTCTACGACGTCAAGTCTGACGTGGGCAGCAGCAATGGCACGGCGGCAGATGCCTTGAACAATGTGCCGTCGGTGGCCGTCGACCCCGACGGTTCCGTGTCCTTGCGCGGCAGCAGCAATGTGCAGATATTGATCGATGGCAAACCATCGGCCATGCTGCAGGGCGATTCGCGCGGCGCTACGTTGAACGCCATGGCGGCCGACGATATTGAGTCCGTGGAAGTGATCAACAATCCCGGCGCCCAGTTCGGCAACGAAGCCGGTGGCGGCCCCATCCTGAACCTGGTGATGCGGCGCAACCGCAAGCCGGGCGGCTTTGCCACCGTCAACGCCAATGCGGGCATCGCGGGACGCTACAACAGTTCCGTGTCAGGCACTTATAATGAAGGGCCTTGGGGCTATCAGGGCGGCATCAATGTGCGCCACGATGGCCGCAATTCCGTGGGCGAGGTCAGTCGCGAGCGCCTGGAACGCGACACTGGTGCTTTCGCCCCCAGCAGCCAGCAGTCCAGCAACAATGGTTTGAATGACTCGCTGGGCTTGCACGGAACCGTCAATTACAACCTGAACGCCAACGACACACTGGCCGCCAGCGTGTCGTATAACGGACGCAGCAACGACCAGCGCTCGCTCGACCGCTATATCAACGGCGACAGCACGGGCAGCACCATCGGCGACTATGTTCGCAGCACCGTGCGCAATGGCGACAGTCGCAACTACAGCTGGGGGGCGCGCTACGACCACAAGGGTGAGTTGCCGGGCGAAACCCTCAAAATTGACTTGCGCGTGTCCTCGTCGACCAACGAGAGCGACAGCAATTACGCCAATACCTACACGGTCGCGCCCGTCAACGCCTTCGACAGCCGCGCGCGCCAGCACAGCGAGACGGGCAATCGCATCGTCGACTTCAGCGGCGACTACGAGCGTCCGCTGGCGGGCGGCACGGCCAAGCTTGGCTACAAGGTGGCCGATAACAAGAGCAGTTTCGACACCCTGTACACGGACATCAATCCGGGTAGCCTGGCGGAAACTGTCAACCCCATGCGCAGCAACCGTTTCGAACTCGACGAGCGCACCATCGCACTGTATGGCTCCTACCAGATGCGCTTGACCGAGCGCTGGGGCGCGCTGGCTGGCTTGCGCGCCGAATACACGGACTTGAACGTGCGCCAGATCACCAGCGGCATCGAGGCGAGCAACAATTACGTCAACTACATTCCCAGCCTGTTTGCCACCTATAAGGTCAGCGACGAAAGCAATGTGCGCTTCAGCTACGCGCACCGCATCCGCCGCCCGAATGCGGGCGACCTGAATCCGTACGTGGTCTACCGCGACGAGTTCAATGTGTCAGCCGGCAATCCCAAACTGAAGCCCACGCAGACGGACTCGTTCGAGATTGGTTATGAAACGAAGATCGCGGGCCTGGAAAGCAGCTTGCGCGCCTATCACCGGCGCGACACGGACGCCATCGTCGATTACCGTTACTTCATCAGCGATAATGTGCTGCTGACCACGCGGGAAAACGGCGAAGGCAGCCATTCGAGCGGCCTGGAGTTCAGCGTCAGCGGCAAGTTGACGCCATCGCTGACCCTGAACACGAGCGGCAATCTGGCGCGCAGCCAGCAAACCAGCTCGGATGACCTGGGCAACCGCAGCACGCGCACGGCGAATGCCCTCAGCGGCCGTGCGCGCTTGAACTACCAGTTCGATGCGGCGAACCAGCTGCAACTTGCCCTGCAAATGCAAGGCAAGATGCTGTCGGGACAGGGCTACCGCTCGCCGAACAATACGTTGAATGTGAGCTGGCGCCACACGGTGACGCCGCAGTTGAGCCTGGTCATGAATGTGACCGATGTGTTCAGCAGCAACAAGATGGAAACCGTCATCAACAGCGCTTCTCTGCGCGAGACGAGTACGCGGCGCTTCGATGGCCGCATGATTTATGTGGGGCTGTCGTACCGCCTCGGCGGCGCCACCTCGGCGGCGAAAGAGGGCGAACGGGAACCGCGCTTCGGTCCGCCGGGCGGACGCGGGCCAGGCGGACCCGGCCCGGGCGGACCGGGCGGCGAAGCAGGCTAG
- a CDS encoding SMI1/KNR4 family protein, with product MAVSPLAALHRKLFDETDGSKFARLKERLLKKHAADERLAVLDILMAYARDGQLLHWRSFLMSDIVHLVEGSKHAAFFAWALEQPTLAYWAVDGLLKSTGVDAYAPLVALATSGAASLEVRAKAIKSLAVFSRQPFDQGLPSDPGHWKAEQLRLDAVLAWQADGYPDGAGYKAPATHKTLAKPLSRLEIAAALLERKLALRRQHEQDLAQPSNWLTIASAKDMAEIDAHWVLPDIYRCFLQWYSPLRVHVDGKRFPQGLHLYGAAQLVKAQHGYSVHAVHHHNIASWQSKLVVIADAGGDPYCVHLEERSIDGDLPVYRAEHGTGGWRFELHTDDFIDFLHEIARAA from the coding sequence ATGGCGGTCTCACCGCTGGCAGCCCTGCACCGCAAGCTGTTTGACGAAACGGATGGCAGCAAGTTCGCCCGGCTGAAAGAGCGCCTGCTGAAAAAGCATGCCGCGGACGAGCGGCTGGCCGTGCTCGATATCCTGATGGCGTATGCGCGCGATGGGCAACTGCTGCACTGGCGCTCCTTTTTGATGAGCGATATCGTGCATCTGGTGGAAGGCAGCAAACATGCGGCCTTTTTCGCCTGGGCATTGGAGCAGCCCACACTGGCGTACTGGGCCGTGGATGGCTTGCTGAAAAGTACAGGTGTCGATGCGTATGCTCCCCTGGTGGCGCTGGCAACGTCCGGCGCCGCCAGCCTGGAAGTGCGCGCCAAGGCGATCAAGAGCCTGGCCGTATTCAGCCGCCAGCCGTTTGACCAGGGCTTGCCGTCCGATCCCGGCCACTGGAAGGCAGAGCAGCTACGGCTGGACGCCGTGCTGGCCTGGCAAGCGGACGGCTACCCGGACGGTGCAGGCTACAAGGCGCCCGCCACGCATAAGACGCTGGCCAAACCGCTGTCGCGCCTGGAAATAGCAGCCGCCTTGCTGGAGCGAAAACTGGCGCTGCGGCGCCAGCACGAACAGGACCTGGCGCAACCGTCGAACTGGCTGACCATCGCCAGCGCCAAGGACATGGCCGAGATCGACGCGCACTGGGTCTTGCCGGATATATACCGCTGCTTCCTGCAATGGTATTCGCCGTTGCGCGTGCATGTCGACGGCAAGCGCTTCCCCCAGGGCCTGCATCTGTACGGCGCGGCGCAGCTGGTGAAGGCCCAGCACGGCTACTCCGTCCATGCCGTGCATCATCACAACATCGCGAGCTGGCAGTCGAAGCTCGTGGTGATTGCCGATGCGGGCGGCGACCCGTACTGCGTGCACCTGGAAGAAAGAAGCATCGACGGTGACTTGCCCGTGTACCGCGCCGAACATGGCACGGGCGGATGGCGTTTCGAGCTCCATACGGACGATTTCATCGACTTCCTGCACGAAATCGCGCGGGCGGCCTAG
- a CDS encoding thymidylate synthase: MQQYQDLIKTVLETGSWQDNRTGIRTLSVPGAMMRFDLANGNFPAVTTKKLAFKSVIGELCAFLRASRNAAEFRALGCKVWDQNANENAQWLANPYREGEDDLGPVYGVQWRQWPAYKLLAADQPAQIADAQANGFTLVAPIVEDGVQKVLLYKAVDQLRECLDTIMNNPGSRRILFHGWNPAVLDAVALPACHLLYQFIPNASTREISLCLYVRSNDIGLGTPFNIAEGAALLHLVARLTGYTPRWFTYFIGDAHIYENHLDMVEEQLKRTPFPAPRFVISDRVPDYAKTGKYEPEWLEKIEPSDFSLEGYEHHAPIKAAMAV; encoded by the coding sequence ATGCAGCAATATCAAGATTTGATCAAGACCGTGCTCGAAACAGGCAGCTGGCAAGACAACCGCACGGGCATCCGCACCCTGAGCGTGCCGGGCGCCATGATGCGTTTCGACTTGGCCAACGGCAATTTCCCTGCCGTGACGACCAAGAAACTGGCTTTCAAATCCGTGATCGGCGAATTATGCGCCTTCCTGCGCGCTTCGCGCAACGCGGCCGAATTCCGCGCGCTGGGCTGCAAGGTGTGGGACCAGAACGCCAATGAAAACGCGCAATGGCTGGCCAACCCTTACCGCGAAGGCGAGGACGACCTGGGGCCTGTGTACGGCGTGCAGTGGCGCCAGTGGCCCGCGTATAAACTGCTAGCCGCCGACCAGCCGGCACAGATTGCCGACGCACAAGCGAACGGTTTTACGCTGGTTGCCCCCATCGTCGAAGACGGCGTGCAAAAAGTGCTGCTGTACAAGGCCGTCGACCAGTTGCGCGAATGCCTGGACACCATCATGAATAACCCGGGCAGCCGGCGCATCCTGTTCCACGGCTGGAACCCGGCCGTGCTGGACGCCGTCGCCCTGCCCGCCTGCCATTTGCTGTACCAGTTCATCCCGAACGCCAGCACGCGCGAAATTTCCCTGTGTTTATATGTGCGCAGCAACGATATCGGCCTGGGCACGCCCTTCAACATCGCCGAAGGCGCGGCCCTGCTGCACCTGGTGGCGCGCCTGACGGGCTACACGCCGCGCTGGTTCACCTATTTCATTGGCGACGCACACATCTATGAAAACCACCTCGACATGGTGGAAGAACAGCTGAAGCGCACGCCGTTCCCGGCGCCCCGTTTCGTCATTTCCGACCGCGTGCCCGACTACGCCAAGACGGGCAAGTACGAGCCGGAATGGCTGGAAAAGATCGAGCCGTCGGATTTCTCGCTGGAAGGCTATGAACACCATGCGCCCATCAAGGCCGCGATGGCCGTCTGA